The Desulfovibrionales bacterium genome has a window encoding:
- a CDS encoding ABC transporter ATP-binding protein: MTALIDTRNLTKIYRLGDIAVKALDNVSLSIDAAEFTAIMGHSGSGKSTFMNILGCLDRPTSGQYLLEGEDVSNLSTKQLATIRNRRIGFVFQGFNLLRRTSALENVELPLIYSNIPAKERRMKSLEALEIVGLSGHEHHHSNQLSGGQQQRVAIARALVNNPSIIMADEPTGNLDTRTSVEIMGVFRQLNSEQGITVIIVTHEPDIAAFTRRHIVFRDGRIIEDRPNEPRIGS; encoded by the coding sequence ATGACGGCGCTGATCGATACCCGAAACCTGACCAAGATATATCGCTTAGGCGATATAGCCGTTAAGGCGTTGGACAATGTCAGCCTTTCCATCGACGCTGCAGAGTTCACGGCCATCATGGGGCACTCTGGATCCGGTAAATCAACCTTCATGAATATCCTAGGGTGCCTGGATCGGCCCACAAGCGGTCAATACCTGCTGGAAGGGGAAGACGTCAGCAACCTTTCCACGAAACAGCTGGCTACCATTCGCAATCGCCGGATAGGTTTTGTCTTCCAGGGGTTTAACCTTCTGCGTCGCACCTCTGCACTGGAAAACGTAGAACTCCCTCTTATCTACAGCAACATTCCGGCAAAGGAACGCCGCATGAAATCTCTTGAGGCCCTGGAAATCGTAGGTCTTTCCGGGCACGAACACCACCATTCCAACCAGTTGTCCGGCGGCCAGCAGCAGCGGGTAGCAATCGCCCGGGCCCTCGTCAATAACCCTTCCATTATCATGGCCGATGAGCCTACGGGAAATCTTGATACCCGGACCAGTGTTGAAATAATGGGGGTCTTCCGGCAGCTGAACAGTGAACAGGGGATCACAGTTATTATAGTAACTCATGAACCGGACATCGCTGCCTTTACGCGGAGGCATATAGTATTCAGAGATGGACGGATTATAGAAGACAGACCAAATGAACCCAGAATAGGGAGTTAA
- a CDS encoding ABC transporter permease, with protein sequence MFISTSLRIALNALKANKMRSLLTMLGIIIGVAAVVVMVAIGSGASAKITAQIESVGSNLLIVIPGTTTAGGVRMGAGTVSTLTLADSEAIVHNCPSVARVAPVWGGVAQTVYGNQNWSTGVTGTTLSMFAIRDWTLTAGRFFTEQETKAAAKVALLGQTVVNNLFGGADPIGEIVRIKKMPMQVIGVLAVKGQSPRGDDQDDAIYVPITTAQKRLFGTHIPGTVRVIMVQAKDMNVMAKTEKEITDLLDQRHRIVKDADRDFTVRNLSEILAAAQAAYKTMSLLLGSIALVSLVVGGIGIMNIMLVSVTERTREIGIRMAVGAQESDILTQFLIESLVLSLLGGLIGVILGLTGAEIMAAMSDWPVLISWQALLLAFAFSAMVGIFFGFYPARKAAHLNPIDALRYE encoded by the coding sequence ATGTTTATCTCAACCAGTCTGAGAATTGCCTTGAATGCCCTCAAGGCCAACAAAATGCGGTCGCTGCTCACCATGCTTGGCATCATCATCGGCGTGGCCGCAGTCGTGGTAATGGTGGCCATCGGTTCCGGCGCCAGCGCCAAAATTACTGCTCAGATTGAAAGCGTAGGGTCTAATTTGCTCATCGTCATTCCGGGGACTACAACGGCCGGCGGCGTGCGTATGGGGGCCGGCACGGTTTCCACCTTGACCCTGGCCGACTCAGAGGCAATCGTCCATAACTGTCCGAGCGTAGCCCGGGTAGCGCCTGTTTGGGGTGGAGTAGCCCAGACCGTTTACGGCAACCAGAACTGGAGTACAGGAGTCACCGGGACGACACTTTCAATGTTCGCAATCAGGGATTGGACGTTGACAGCAGGCCGCTTTTTTACGGAGCAAGAGACAAAAGCAGCGGCAAAGGTGGCTCTTCTTGGACAGACCGTGGTGAACAATCTTTTCGGTGGCGCCGATCCCATAGGCGAGATAGTACGGATCAAAAAGATGCCGATGCAGGTCATTGGGGTCCTCGCAGTCAAGGGGCAGTCCCCTCGCGGCGATGACCAGGACGATGCTATCTATGTTCCCATCACCACCGCGCAGAAAAGACTGTTCGGGACTCATATCCCGGGCACAGTCCGCGTCATAATGGTCCAGGCTAAGGATATGAACGTGATGGCCAAAACCGAAAAAGAAATCACGGACCTGCTGGACCAACGACACCGGATCGTAAAGGACGCGGACCGGGATTTCACGGTGCGCAATCTCTCTGAAATCCTGGCCGCAGCCCAGGCCGCATACAAAACTATGTCGCTCCTTTTGGGGTCTATCGCCCTGGTTTCGCTCGTAGTCGGTGGTATCGGTATCATGAATATCATGCTGGTGTCAGTGACTGAACGCACCAGGGAAATCGGTATTCGTATGGCGGTGGGGGCACAGGAAAGCGATATCCTGACCCAGTTCTTGATTGAATCCCTGGTTCTGAGTCTTCTCGGGGGGTTAATCGGTGTCATCCTCGGATTGACCGGAGCTGAGATCATGGCTGCCATGTCGGACTGGCCGGTGCTCATTTCATGGCAGGCTTTGCTCCTGGCTTTCGCGTTTTCTGCGATGGTCGGGATCTTTTTTGGGTTCTATCCGGCCCGCAAAGCCGCCCACCTCAACCCGATCGATGCCTTGCGGTATGAATGA